The following are from one region of the Microbacterium sp. cx-55 genome:
- a CDS encoding ABC transporter ATP-binding protein produces MTPIISVKDVRRSYGRGQNRFEALKGVSFDIFEGESVAIVGKSGSGKSTLMHVLALLDAPTSGSVELEGVDTRTLKGRRLNRTRNKTFGFVFQQFFLTANSSVLENVVLPMKIAGIRRGERRRRAMDALEQLELADKAKNKALNLSGGQKQRTVIARALVNNPRIIFADEPTGNLDSNTGAVVEDILFSLNRESGITLIVVTHDEELAARCDRRILIRDGLLVDETTAVAA; encoded by the coding sequence ATGACGCCGATCATCTCGGTCAAGGACGTACGCAGGTCGTACGGACGCGGCCAGAACCGCTTCGAGGCGCTCAAGGGGGTGAGTTTCGACATCTTCGAGGGCGAGAGCGTGGCGATCGTCGGAAAGAGCGGATCGGGGAAGTCCACGCTCATGCACGTGCTCGCCCTGCTCGATGCGCCCACATCCGGCTCGGTCGAGCTCGAGGGCGTCGACACCCGCACCCTGAAGGGGCGCCGCCTGAACCGCACCCGCAACAAGACATTCGGGTTCGTCTTCCAGCAGTTCTTCCTCACCGCGAACTCCTCAGTGCTCGAGAACGTCGTGCTGCCCATGAAGATCGCCGGCATCCGCCGCGGCGAACGCCGACGCCGGGCGATGGACGCTCTCGAACAGTTGGAACTCGCCGACAAGGCGAAGAACAAAGCCCTGAACCTCTCGGGCGGACAGAAGCAGCGCACGGTCATCGCCCGCGCCCTCGTCAACAACCCGCGCATCATCTTCGCCGACGAACCCACCGGCAACCTCGACTCGAACACGGGCGCCGTGGTCGAGGACATCCTCTTCTCGCTGAACCGCGAGAGCGGCATCACCCTCATCGTCGTGACCCACGACGAAGAGCTCGCGGCCCGCTGCGACCGCCGCATCCTGATCCGAGACGGCCTCCTGGTCGACGAGACGACGGCGGTGGCCGCATGA
- a CDS encoding DUF1345 domain-containing protein, with product MSRRTRPIERTMPDAAPDFTGFWHRASARVGLMFTIFAAVTIATGLLGSWAFAPAIGWIAGASTLTTWIWVTVVRLGPDDTASHATREDPSQPMAQGLLIAASLASVGAIALLLIESGRVQGGGARLALAGAALATVAASWILVHVLFTLRYAGIYYRSGGTGIDFNQAGRPEYHDFAYLAFTLGMTYQVSDTGITSTPMRREVLRHALLSFLFGVIVLAAAINLVVALAAR from the coding sequence ATGTCGAGACGCACCCGTCCGATCGAGCGAACGATGCCGGATGCAGCCCCCGACTTCACCGGCTTCTGGCATCGCGCCAGCGCGCGGGTCGGGCTGATGTTCACGATCTTCGCCGCGGTGACGATCGCGACGGGTTTGCTGGGCTCGTGGGCCTTCGCCCCCGCGATCGGGTGGATCGCCGGTGCCAGCACCCTGACGACCTGGATCTGGGTGACAGTCGTGCGCCTCGGCCCCGACGACACGGCCTCGCACGCGACCCGCGAGGACCCGAGCCAGCCGATGGCGCAGGGGCTGTTGATCGCGGCGAGCCTGGCGAGCGTCGGCGCGATCGCGCTCCTGCTGATCGAATCGGGACGCGTGCAGGGCGGCGGTGCGCGCCTCGCGCTCGCGGGGGCGGCGCTGGCGACCGTGGCCGCATCCTGGATCCTCGTGCACGTGCTGTTCACGCTGCGCTACGCCGGCATCTACTACCGCTCGGGTGGCACGGGGATCGACTTCAACCAGGCGGGTCGCCCGGAGTACCACGACTTCGCCTATCTCGCCTTCACCCTCGGCATGACGTACCAGGTGTCCGACACCGGCATCACGAGCACGCCGATGCGTCGCGAGGTGTTGCGCCACGCGTTGCTGTCGTTCCTCTTCGGGGTGATCGTGCTGGCCGCGGCCATCAACCTCGTCGTCGCGCTCGCCGCTCGTTGA
- a CDS encoding glycosyltransferase has translation MTLLVISPDYASHLLPLVTLAGAWRDAGHEVVVATGPATAPIVTEAGFRRIDLSLGRGANAGVMRTEQQQAEEAASLAGFFAATREGMVETLTYQATERLTDLMWEPVDRARQTLRIIEEVAPDAILVDHLAFSARMALHTAGIPYGDVVLGHPTALPVGDERYGCPPFWPAAFTPEPERVAALRELCERVSTGFTAQWNSAAAQLDPTATPVADAFAVHGETVLYNYPEPLAAGDGRMLPPRVFLGSTLRGEAVPTDVAAWLDDDAPFVYVSFGSFLSVRGDVLARVADALRRLGVRAAIATGATDPAALGDIPDTWLVRDFLPQVRLLQSAAVAVTHGGNNSVTEATAQGVPLVVLPFSTDQFAGAAALERTGVGVALAPNTATVDDLVTALATQLDAPAATREVLAEIRAAERREPGPARAYAALSAR, from the coding sequence GTGACGCTGCTCGTCATCAGCCCGGACTACGCCTCGCACTTGCTTCCGCTCGTCACCCTCGCGGGAGCCTGGCGCGATGCGGGGCACGAGGTCGTCGTCGCGACGGGGCCGGCGACGGCGCCGATCGTCACCGAGGCGGGGTTCCGCCGCATCGACCTGTCGCTCGGCCGCGGGGCCAACGCGGGCGTCATGCGCACCGAGCAGCAGCAGGCCGAGGAGGCCGCATCCCTCGCCGGCTTCTTCGCCGCCACCCGTGAGGGCATGGTCGAGACGCTGACGTACCAGGCCACCGAGCGCCTCACCGACCTCATGTGGGAGCCCGTCGACCGCGCCCGCCAGACCCTGCGCATCATCGAGGAGGTCGCCCCCGACGCGATCCTCGTCGACCACCTGGCCTTCAGCGCGCGGATGGCGCTGCACACCGCCGGGATCCCGTACGGCGACGTCGTGCTGGGGCACCCGACCGCGCTGCCCGTCGGCGACGAGCGCTACGGCTGCCCGCCGTTCTGGCCCGCCGCGTTCACACCCGAACCCGAACGCGTGGCCGCCCTCCGGGAACTGTGCGAGCGGGTGTCGACGGGATTCACCGCGCAGTGGAACAGCGCGGCGGCGCAGCTCGACCCGACGGCGACGCCCGTTGCCGACGCGTTCGCGGTGCACGGGGAGACGGTGCTCTACAACTACCCTGAGCCGCTCGCCGCCGGAGACGGACGGATGCTGCCGCCCCGCGTGTTCCTCGGGTCGACCCTGCGCGGCGAGGCCGTTCCGACCGACGTCGCGGCATGGCTCGACGACGACGCACCCTTCGTCTACGTGAGCTTCGGCAGCTTCCTCTCCGTGCGAGGCGACGTGCTCGCCCGCGTCGCCGACGCGCTCCGTCGACTCGGCGTCCGCGCGGCGATCGCGACCGGCGCCACCGACCCCGCCGCTCTTGGAGATATCCCGGACACGTGGCTCGTGCGCGACTTCCTCCCCCAGGTGCGACTGCTGCAGTCGGCCGCCGTCGCCGTCACCCACGGCGGCAACAACTCCGTGACCGAGGCCACCGCGCAGGGGGTACCGCTCGTGGTGCTGCCGTTCTCGACCGACCAGTTCGCCGGCGCCGCCGCGCTCGAGCGCACCGGGGTCGGCGTCGCCCTGGCCCCGAACACCGCCACCGTCGACGACCTCGTCACCGCCCTCGCGACCCAGCTGGACGCTCCGGCGGCCACGCGCGAGGTCCTCGCGGAGATCCGTGCGGCCGAGCGTCGCGAGCCGGGTCCGGCGCGCGCCTACGCGGCGCTCAGCGCGCGCTGA
- a CDS encoding sensor histidine kinase: MTDAADQWRSPGHSPFPHPPAWVGDVFAAVIVIGAAFAPFPEAGFRATTPLTIALAIAPALVLPFRRRRPVPALGVVIALFGASSFAGTLSPGIAIAGAIAMFGVANRSPSRQRTGVVLVCAMLAMLLLSLPAAIGSVFDARLIQFAITMAFAAAAGDATRSRRAYIRAMTDRAERAEQTRDAEASRRVAEERLRIARDLHDAVAHQISVISLNAGVASATLESRPERAREALGTIRHASRTVLSEIGNLLEVLRGDERQDGVRVPQPDLDQLADLANEFARVGLTVHTRIEGDITRVGGAVGRVAYRVIQESLTNAHKHGVEGRAHVLVDVRADAVSIVVTNPTGPSRATLPDDLDRPGSRGHGLLGIRERVASVRGDVQIGPGPGGWRVHATLPIAPEPPAPEETP; encoded by the coding sequence ATGACGGATGCGGCGGACCAGTGGCGGAGCCCCGGCCACTCGCCGTTCCCCCATCCCCCGGCCTGGGTCGGCGACGTGTTCGCCGCGGTGATCGTGATCGGCGCGGCCTTCGCCCCGTTCCCGGAGGCGGGGTTCCGCGCGACGACGCCGTTGACGATCGCTCTCGCCATCGCCCCGGCCCTCGTGCTCCCGTTCCGGCGCCGTCGCCCCGTGCCGGCGCTCGGGGTCGTGATCGCGTTGTTCGGCGCATCGTCTTTCGCCGGCACCCTGTCACCCGGGATCGCGATCGCGGGCGCCATCGCGATGTTCGGCGTGGCCAACCGGTCGCCGTCCCGCCAGCGCACCGGTGTCGTGCTGGTGTGCGCGATGCTCGCGATGCTGCTGCTCAGCCTGCCGGCGGCGATCGGGAGCGTGTTCGACGCGCGGCTCATCCAGTTCGCGATCACGATGGCCTTCGCCGCCGCGGCGGGAGATGCGACCCGATCGCGGCGCGCCTACATCCGGGCCATGACCGACCGTGCGGAGCGCGCGGAACAGACCCGGGATGCGGAAGCCAGCCGCCGCGTCGCGGAGGAGCGCCTGCGCATCGCCCGCGACCTGCACGATGCGGTCGCCCACCAGATCTCGGTCATCAGCCTGAACGCGGGCGTCGCCTCGGCGACCCTCGAGAGCCGGCCGGAGCGGGCTCGCGAGGCGCTCGGCACCATCCGGCACGCGTCCCGCACCGTGCTCAGCGAGATCGGCAACCTGCTGGAGGTGCTCCGCGGCGACGAACGGCAGGACGGCGTGCGCGTGCCGCAGCCCGACCTCGACCAGCTCGCCGACCTCGCGAACGAGTTCGCCCGCGTCGGCCTGACCGTGCACACCCGGATCGAGGGCGACATCACGCGCGTGGGCGGAGCCGTCGGACGGGTCGCGTACCGGGTGATCCAGGAGAGTCTGACGAACGCCCACAAGCACGGGGTCGAAGGGCGCGCGCACGTGCTGGTCGACGTGCGCGCGGATGCCGTGTCGATCGTCGTGACGAACCCGACCGGCCCGAGCCGCGCCACCCTGCCCGACGATCTCGACCGGCCGGGATCGCGCGGGCACGGGCTCCTCGGCATCCGTGAACGCGTCGCGTCCGTGCGCGGCGACGTGCAGATCGGCCCCGGGCCCGGCGGCTGGCGCGTGCACGCCACGCTGCCGATCGCCCCCGAGCCGCCGGCCCCCGAGGAGACACCGTGA
- a CDS encoding ABC transporter permease, translated as MRTIDLIGTAVANTFRSKTRTILTILAIFVGAFTLTLTNGLGTGINNYIDDTVSGVGASDTMTVTKTADAASGIGSASAGPTEYDPESISSGQNGPPGATVVALQPADLDALAQIDGVLDVQAVKSVSADYIQAGGGTKYVIGVGGLVGGQTVTLLAGSEPSGDTSDLQLALPTSYVEPLGFASDADAVGQTVSIAVTDAQRTQHVIEATITGVAEESIASPTGASLTANTALTDELYETQNIGVPADQVERYAQATVWFAPDATEAQISDLKTALSDAGYTGTTVADQLGTIKTVIDGIVLVLNAFAVIALLAASFGIVNTLLMSVQERTREIGLMKAMGMGSGKVFGLFSLEAAFIGFLGSALGALGAIIVGSGVSAALSGSLLADLPGLELIAFDPVSILAVILVVMVIAFLAGTLPAARAAQADPVESLRYE; from the coding sequence ATGAGAACCATCGACCTGATCGGTACCGCCGTCGCCAACACCTTCCGCTCGAAGACGCGGACGATCCTCACGATCCTCGCCATCTTCGTGGGCGCGTTCACCCTGACCCTCACGAACGGGCTCGGAACGGGCATCAACAACTACATCGACGACACCGTCTCGGGGGTCGGAGCCTCCGACACGATGACGGTGACCAAGACCGCGGATGCGGCATCCGGAATCGGGTCCGCGAGCGCGGGGCCGACCGAGTACGACCCCGAGTCCATCTCGAGCGGGCAGAACGGCCCCCCGGGAGCCACGGTCGTCGCGCTCCAGCCCGCCGACCTCGACGCCCTCGCCCAGATCGACGGCGTGCTCGACGTACAGGCGGTGAAGTCGGTCTCGGCCGACTACATCCAGGCCGGCGGCGGTACCAAGTACGTGATCGGTGTCGGCGGTCTCGTCGGCGGGCAGACCGTGACGCTGCTCGCCGGCAGCGAGCCGTCCGGCGACACGAGCGATCTGCAGCTCGCGCTGCCGACGTCGTACGTCGAACCCCTCGGGTTCGCGAGCGATGCGGATGCGGTGGGCCAGACGGTGTCGATCGCCGTGACCGACGCCCAGCGCACGCAGCACGTCATCGAGGCCACGATCACGGGGGTGGCGGAGGAGAGCATCGCTTCGCCGACCGGGGCGTCGCTGACCGCGAACACCGCCCTGACAGACGAGCTCTACGAGACCCAGAACATCGGGGTACCGGCCGACCAGGTCGAACGGTACGCTCAGGCCACCGTCTGGTTCGCCCCCGATGCCACCGAGGCGCAGATCAGCGACCTGAAGACGGCGCTCTCGGATGCGGGGTACACGGGCACGACCGTCGCCGACCAGCTCGGCACGATCAAGACCGTGATCGACGGGATCGTTCTCGTGCTGAACGCCTTCGCCGTCATCGCCCTGCTCGCCGCGAGCTTCGGCATCGTGAACACGCTGCTGATGTCGGTGCAGGAACGCACCCGCGAGATCGGCCTCATGAAGGCGATGGGGATGGGCAGCGGCAAGGTGTTCGGGCTGTTCAGCCTGGAGGCCGCCTTCATCGGCTTCCTCGGGAGCGCGCTCGGCGCGCTCGGCGCCATCATCGTCGGAAGCGGGGTGAGCGCAGCCCTCTCGGGATCCCTCCTCGCGGACCTGCCCGGCCTCGAACTCATCGCGTTCGACCCGGTGTCGATCCTCGCGGTGATCCTCGTCGTGATGGTGATCGCGTTCCTCGCCGGCACCCTCCCCGCGGCACGTGCCGCTCAGGCGGACCCGGTGGAGTCGCTGCGCTACGAGTGA